The nucleotide window CGGTTCCTCCGTAAAAGACACCTCGATATTCTGGGTGGTCAGATGAACCGTAAGAAGTGAATCTTCAAAGATCTTAATTTCCTCTGGGTATCTCAGTCGGAATACAACTTCCTCAATCATGGAAGAACTATACGATTTAATTAACACGGGAAGTTCAGACTCCGTCATCCAGCGGAAGCGAGACTCGATCTCACGTGACACCGTATGCGGAATTTCGCTTGGATCATCCACATTTGATACTAAGTTTGATGCTGATTCTGTTACTGATACGTTTTTTGGTACGTCCAACGGATCATTATCCGATATCCCTGAGTCCTTATCCAGCGCATGCTTCTCGTCTGCATTCATTGAATCCTCTGCCGTATATTCCCGTTGATCATACAGAATTGCAATAAGCACATGCTTGCAGATATGATCGGCCGGGCAGGAGCATTCCCAATGATCCAGCGTATTTTCAAGCGTACATTGTGTCCCGTCACTGAGCTGACAACTCACAGATGATGCATTCCATGTGTACGTTACACTTACACCATTGTCCAACTCTTTCAAAGACCTTTTGTACAACCCCTTGTTGGCATACCGAATCAAATAATCCTCCGTACACAGCTTCGAAAAACTTCGGAATTTTTCCTTGAATCCATTCACGTCATCAACGCCCCGTTGCTCTCAGAATGTCGTAGATCGTTTCACTGAACACGCGACCTGGAACGTTGCCTAGAGCAATGGGTTTGTTGTCACCATAGTAATAATATTGCTTGTTATTCGGTTTGAAGAAATGAAGGGATTCCAGGGTAATGTCATCCAATCCCTCGTAATACGTGATGCTCGTACCGCTGAATTGCAATTCTGCAACAAGATCTCCGTACTCTTTATAAAATTCATGATACCAGCCGCCGTCCTGTGCCGGTCCTTTGATCCAACCGTATTTCTCCAGTGCTTTGGGGAAAGCCGTTGGTGAAAAATCAGACTCGGGCAGATGATCGTATTCATTCTTCGTTTTATCCTCATCTTCTGGCTGGTGAATCTCACGATTCAATTGCTCGAATGGCTGCTTGATCTCGTAATCCTCCAACTGCGTTGTCCAACCTTCAAGCGTTGCCTGATCCAGTTCCAACGGGTGTATAAGTCCCACTTGCGCATCCGAAGGCAGATCGACCTCATCTTCATCCACAGAATTGAAGGTGCCGTCCTCCATATAACGGAAGGTGCTGATCAGAGCGCCATCCTCATACGTTCCCCAGATCAGACCAACAGCAAATTTTTGCATGATTACATTTTGTACAAACAATGCTTTCCACTCATCGGCAGACCACAGACGTTGCTTGGACAATGACTCTTCCAGACGCTGCGCCTGAATGTTAACCATGGATTTGAGATCTTTTTTCAGCTGTGTGAAACGTGCCTTGGACTGCGCTGCCAATTCAGGATCATCTTTCTGTGCAGGAGCAGGCAGACTCTTCACGGATTTGCCCGTTTCTTCATTTAAGACAACGACTTGTAAGTCTCCATTGACCTTAACCAGGAAGGAACGCTCTCCGTAACTCAGCTGCATGGTTCCTTTTTCATCAAAACCAAGTGTGGTGACCAGCCGATCCTCCAGTTGTTCCGAGGTAAGTCCCATATTATCGGCTGCAAGTTGCAATGCTTCTTCTGCTGCACCTTTCACCTGACGGTTCTTCACGCCACGTTTGATCTTGTCAATCGCCATAAGAGCGGATGGATCTTTCAGATAAGCGAGCACTTTTACAGCATCTGCTGCAATCGCGCCACGACTGTTTTCTGTCCATTCCTTAATTTGCGGAGCCAGAATATTCACAATCTGAATATCGCCAAAGAGTGCTGATACATACATCACCCATTTCTCTTTTGCAGGAGCACCTTCCTGAATCCAGACCTGGAGCAGTTCACTTGCAAAACGAGCGAGCGATGACTCACTTACGTAATCTCGTAATTCATTCAACCGTTCATTAGGACCGGATGTATGATCCAATGATTGGACCAAAGCATACTGTTTAATCCGGTCATCTAAAGGCTGATTGTCTTCAATACGTATCAGTGAAGGGAGATCTTTCAAGGACAACCAGCTCAGTCTCGACAACTTTTTGGCATCCGCCTGATCAGCGAGTGCAGCATGGGCATACTCTGGACTTAAATCTGCGGTATCCAGCAGAATTTGGATCAAGCTCTTCCAATCGTCGGACTTCTCTTTCTTCAAAAGCTCACCGTACAGTTCCTTGCTGTTTTCCAGACTCCGGATTGCAGTCAGAGCCATTTCTTTGATCGCCACTTTTTTCTCCGAGAGGTATATGAGCGTATACAAGTCCTGATCAGGAATTCGGTTGAATTCCGCTAACGCCACGCCGTTGGCCTTTTTGGAAGAATCCTGCAATCCGGCACGAATCGCTTCGGCCAATATTTTCTTCGATAACTCATCACGCTGTTCAAAGGTAATCTCCAGAATTAAAATGCGTGTATCTGTTGGCAGTTTCTTGTACTGTGTCAGTGCATAGTCCAGATTCTGCTGAATGATTCGGCGGTATTCGTCATGCGGCATCGATTTGTATCTGTAGTCGGTCATGCCATTAAGTGAGATCAGGCTGGTTAGCAATTTCTCACGTTGCACCTCAGGGTCTTGCCCGTAACGTTGAAGCAGCTGCTCTCCACTAAAAGCGTATGAATTGTACATGTCCGAGATAATATCCAGTGTCCAATCAGGATGAGTGGTCAGGATTGCGAACCTGCGCATCGCCTCCGAATCCAAGGGCAGAAAACTAATACTAATGAGGTTGTGAACACGCTTCTTATCTCGATTCAGTTGATTAAACAACCCGCGACTATTTGGGTCCTCCCAATATTCCTCCAGGGTGTTTTCCCCACTTAAGTATCTTGCAATAGCAAGTCCTTGACGTCCCCCGTCCAAAGGATGCCGAAGAGCGTTAAATACCGCTTGCTCCAGTGACCCCTCCGCATTAGGCAATGTCAATCCTTGATCCTCCATGAATTTCTGAATGCAGAGTTTGAGGAATGGCGGTTTGATAATCTCGTATGCTCGAATCGCTTGTTCAGGACGATTTGCGATCGCGGATTGTAACATGTTCCAAGATACCGTGTACGAATTAAGCTCGTCCCGCAACATTTCAACCAACTGATAAGGCTCATCCAGAGGCACAAGTCCAGCAAGCAGATCATTTGGACTCTTGGCTCTAGGGTCCATACTCAGCAAGTAACGGCGAACTTCAAGTGGATAAATCTCATGTAATTGATGTATTGTGTGAAGCAAAATATGTCCAATCTCACTATTCGTATCAAGGAACCGTTGTTTACCTCCACTAATGTTAATCAGGTACAACAAGGCACCACTCACAAGCACCATAGTTTGATGGAATACAGTGTGTGAACATTGCTCTTTTGGAGAGAAAGACGTATTGGGATACAGCTCAGCGATGAGCTGACTACGCTTCTCCTTGAGGAATTCATCCTTTAATTCTTGGGAAGATCCGTTATGCTTCCCTTGAATATTACTGACCACCACAGGTTCAATCAACGTATGTAACTCGTCCCGCAACTTATCTGGATCATTAGCCATTACATGTTGAAACAACACCGGTAACGATTGAGCAGAAGCTTGAACCTCTGCAAGATGAGAAGCCGTGTCACTGAGCTTCGAATATAGTTGCAGCAGCATTAACGCATTGATTACATCTCGATAATCCCCCTGGGTGTCGGCCTTTTTGGAATCAAAAAGCCACTGGGCACGCTTTAATTTACTCTTTAATTCAGAGAGGATCTCCTCTTTACCGGCAAACTGTTTGATCTTCTCCAACCGGGCCAACAACCCACCCATGCGATCAGCGCTTTTGCTCTTCCCGCTCAATCCGTAGGCTTCTGAATCATTTCCCATACAGACAGTAAAAGCATCCGTTCTCCATGAACTTCTTTTGGAATAATTGGATTCCAGATATATCACAATAGCCCCGGCCCGGTAAAAGATATCTCCATCATCTTTTTTGGCGAGCTTCATGAGCAGATCAATTGTTTGATATACATAATGACTCGAATTTCCCATCATATCCGGAAACTTGTCTGTCGTGCCCAATACATAATCAATAATTTCGGAGCTTCGGTCTGTTTTTAATGAATACTCGTTTGAACAGGTCACTGCGAATTTCTCCACCAAAGTTTCTACTGCGCGGTCTGCGGTAAGCATTACACATTCCTCCTTGAATTTAAGTGATGATTTCGCCAATCCAATCTGCCAACTCGTTTGGGGTAATTGCGGCTACATGTGCCCCCATGTTGGTTAATGTCTGTGCTGCATGTTTGTTATAGACAGAATCCCCGTTAAAATCGAGTGCGGTGAGAACCAGTAGCTTGCATCCTGCATCGATGATATCTTTACAGGCTTTGTACATCTGCGCAATCGGGTAACCTTCCTCCAGATCACTGACCAGAATAAAGATGGTTTTGCCAGGATTATCGATTAGCGTCTCGCCATAACGCAACGCTTTGGTAATATGTGTTCCCCCGCCGAGCTGCACATTCATGAGCACGTCTACGGGGTCTTCCAGCCTGTCGCTCAGATCAACAACCTGCGTATCAAATATGAATAATTTCGTGCGCAGCGCATTCAATCGATAAAAGATACTCGCCATTACCGAACTGTAGATGACTGAATCCAGCATACTGCCACTTTCGTCCACACCAATGATGATGTTCCACTTGTTATGAGGCTGTATACTCCCGTCGAAATATAGACGATCAATGACAAACCTGCGCTTGTTTTTATCGTAATTCTTCAAATTCTTGGTGATGGTTCGCTTGAAATTCAGATTGCGCAAGGATCGTACTGAACTGGAGGTATAGCGACTTCGCTTGCCCATGATACTGGCTCGGGTCTGAGACTCCAGCTTGCTGCGCAGCTCTTCAACCACAGTTCGCACGATATCCTTGGCGCTCTTTAACACCTCACCTTTCATCCGTCCTTTGAACTGCATAATATTCTTAAGCAGATTCATGTTGGGTTCAAGGGATTCAAGCAACTTTTTGTCCGTTAACAATTCTGTCAGCCCATAGCGATCAAGCGCCTGTTTCTCCAATATTTCTACTGTTGGTTTGGGAAATAGGTCCCTGACTTTGTGCAACCATTTCGGGACAGTCAGGTTAGACGCACCGCGTCCTCCCTCTTTTCGGTAACCTTGTTCTTCACCGTATTCACGGTTATACAGATAACCCAGAATCTCATCGATTTCCGTATATTGAAATTCATCCGAAGTGTATTGGTCTGTATTACACAACCCTTCTTCGGCGGATTCACCGAGAATCAGACGCCATCGATTCAAGGTTTCAGCAGAATGATGATCTCCTCGGTTGCTTCCATCCGGATTGGAGGTTTTGTCCGTTTCTCCGTTTTCTTCCGTTATCCGATTCGCTTCATTCATATTAGCTTCCATGCGGCAAACTCCTTTCGAAGCGCTTCATCCCATGCTTTGGACTGAATCAGCATCTGTTCATCAACCGCAGGCCTTAACATCTCTTCCGGTTCAACCTGATGCAGACTCGCCACCCGCTCAGCAATCAAGCCCGTCTCCATTGGTGTAAAGTAGGTGAATGCCAACCTCAATTCCGGTACCATACTAATGAAGTCGTCATATGATAGCTGTTCAATCAAATAATTCAACTCGGACAACAACTGATCTTCATATAAAAAAGCGTCACGTGCTACAGAGAATACTCCCTGTAAAAAAAGTGCCGTTTGACGGGTCTGATCCGGTGTACCATGGATATATCCACGTGCACGATCAACAATCTCTTCCCTTGGCCTGTCGCCGAGGCCTGAGGAAATAGCAACACACACACCCTCCAGCTGAGCCGGAAGCTGGTGATCAGACAGAAGCTCATTCAGGTGAATTCGGAATGTCTCATCCTGAAAATGCTCCTCTGATGACTCCGCGAGCATGGCTAGCAACTTCAATCCCTGAATAATGGCTTCATGTTCATCCGGATTGGCTCTGGAGAGCTGTAACAACTTGTCCACGGCGTTCCTGTAAGCCTCGGATACCAACTCAGGGAGTTGTTGCTCGTCAGATAATCCCAGTAGCCTGCGGTGCTGATGAATTCGGTTCAAGACATGCAGACTGTTACATAAGGAAAGGAAATTCCCGTCGGTTCTCAGCGCCGAGCGCACCTGTTCATAAAGCTTCATCGCAGTGTCCTGAAGCCCCATGAGCAGCGCTTGAAGCATTAGTCGGGCAAGTTCACCGCTATGATGATCCGGTATTTCTTGCATCTGTTCTTCCATTTTGCGTGTAGCCGCCCCGGCAAGCGTTCCGCCATAGAGAGAGTTCTCTATCAATCTGGCTTCAATGCGGGATGAGTACATATAAACCCAGGTTTCGCGTACAAGATTCATGTCACGTTCTGCGATCCAGTCCGGCCCGGATTGCCGTTTAGCGAATTCCGGAACCAGATACGTGATACACTGAATCAATTGACTTATCTGACGGTGCTCCGGTTTCGCATACAGATCCAGCACTTTCTTGTGTTGTCCTGTTGTGCGGATCTGCAGTTTGTGCCCTGTACAACGCACCTTGAAGTCCTCCACGATGGGAATACTGAATGAATTGGGAGCCACGCTTCCAATGACGTCTCCTGTCAATAACTGCTGAAGCTCTTGCAACGGTTTATCGGTCGCTAGGGTAAGCTCCCCCTTCACAAAGGAAGAGAGTGCCGCATCCATCAACTCATAGACACCGCCTTCCCTTTTCCCCCGAAGCCCGGCGAGACCCTGAATCATGCTGTACGCCTCAATCGCATCACTGGTTGATACATGCTCGTGTCCGTCTCGTAATTGGCGCATCAGCCGGGATAACAAGTCCAGAGCCGTTAGATTATATGGTGTACTCTTTTTGCGAAGCAGCTGGTTCCAGATCTGATCGTAATAATTCACATAAGGCATGCCGCTCGCATATCCATTGAGCCGATCCGCTTCAGCAAAGGTATAGACCATCGGGTACATTTGTTGGTGAACCGGATCTGGATCAACCGCAATTTGTTGAGAAGTACCTGGTTTACCTCGTCCATCCAAACGTTGGTCTGGATACTGTTTATCCATTTCTGGCTGTTCCAATTCGGATTCATGTTTCTCTGACATCAACAGTCCATACGTATGAAATCCACCGGTAATGACAAGCACACGATCATACTCTTGTACCGCTTGATTAATACGTTGTTTCATATGTGCTTCTCGTGCCAGATCACCTGAAGACTGTAATCGTTCCGTGGAATAGCACATTCGGGATAACGTACAATACGTGAATACATCCTGCACGAACGCCCGAGTGGATTTCTCCAGACCGCCAATCTCAAATACCTTTTCCCACAATTCATCAAAACTGCGACAGTTTGTTTTTTGGCACAACCGATTAATGAAGTCAGACCCTGCAAGCAAGGTCTCGTCCTGGATGGAGATCTCCTTTTGTTCTGTCTGACCGGACTTGGATGCACGAGTGGAGAAGTGACGATAGTCCAGATCAATAAACTTTGCCGGAATGTCCAGACGTTTTGCTTCTTTCAAAGCGACATATTCAGGCGAATACCGAAGCATCGGATAATAGCAGGCTTCTCTCTCCAGTTCACTCTCATAGGTATAGTACAGACTGACAGGCGGTATGGTTGCCTCATCACTCAGCACCGAAATTAATGGATTACCACTCTCTGGTCCTTCGATTAGAATAATATCCGGCTTATACTCCCCGATTAATCGTAACAAGTGATACGAACATGCAGGGCTGTGGTGTCTAATAGGATAATAGACCGCAGGATTACTCAGGTTATACACCTGGGACTCGAACAAGGATTGTAACTGATCAACATCAGGGTCCAGTACTGCTCTTAACCGATCCATTTTCTCTCCTCAAAATAGTCCTTCCACATTCCCTCTTCTCTGGAACGCTCTTTTACGACCTTGGAGAAGTAGGTTTTGAGAATGGACAGATCCTTGTCGTTTTCCTTCGCAATGGTTCCCAGCATGTTCTGCACCAACCGATCCAGCGCAATAGCCTTATCTTCGTAATAATAGGAAGTCATCGCACTCTGGACATAGACAGACACCGCTTCCGCCGTACTCATGGATGCTTGAGGTGTGTCGAGCTTGTAGCCTTCCCGTGTCATGCCAGTGCGCAGTTCCATAAATGTTGTAGCCAGCAATTCAACCACATCCGTATTAATTTCAATATCAATTCCACTATGTAATAACAGGCTTCGTGCCTGGGATTCAATAATTTTGGCTTCCATCTTTACGTTATGAATGGGCTTGATCGTTTCAAAATTGAATCGTCGTTTCAAGGCACCGCTCATTTCATTAACACCTTTATCCCGAATATTGGCTGTAGCAATGACGTTAAATCCAGGTTGGGCAAACAATACACCGCCATCAAGTTCCGGGATGCTCATGACCTTGTCACTGAGAATACTGATCAGACTATCCTGCGCTTCGGCGGGACAACGTGTGATCTCTTCAAAACGGGTAAGAATACCCTTCTTCATTCCGTTATATAACGGCGATGGCACAAGCGCGGCTTCCGAAGGACCTTTATCGAGCAGCATGGCGTAATTCCATGAATACTTGATCATATCTTCCGTCGTGCCTGCCGTACCCTGAATCGTATTCAGACTGGTTCCGGAAATCGCTGCGGTCAGTAATTCGCTAAGCATGGTCTTGGCTGTTCCGGGTTCTCCCACGAGCATTAACCCTCGATTGCCTGCCAGAGTAACCACTGCACGTTCAATTAACACGTCATTGCCATAGAATTTGCGGGTAATCGTGATCTCTTCTCCATTTAATAACGCAGGCTTATCCCTGCCTATAATAAAATCGCGCACATAGGCGGGAGATAACAGCCAGTTCGGGGGACGTTTCCCCTGATCTTCCTCTCTCAGCGCGCGTAATTCAACCTCGTATAATGTCTCGGCGGGTGGTTTAAGCATCTCCATCGTCAAGGTGTCTCCTCTCACACAAACAGATCGTATGTTCTTATTCCTATCATTTTATCACAGCACTCCAGCAACTACCCGGTAAAACGATAAAAATGGTTGAAACGTCCTTCTTATCAGCACTTCTTCTAAGTCCTTGGACATAGTGTATAGCACAAATATGAAGGTGAACTATCCTTACAGCTGTGCCAACACACTGGTTTCGGCCGTGAATCAGTATACTTATTGCAAATGTATTCGCATTGTAGGCCGTATGACCTTATGAATCATTACACGCTCCATATTGTGTTTCAACCACATGAGGCTGAATATCACAAAGAAAACACAGGCCATCAGCAGCCTGTGTCTTCTTATATGTTCAAACTTAACTATCCCCTTTCTAAAAAGGGTGGATCATTACGCCTCACTGTCCAACATCGCTAATTACATTCTGCGACCACACGAAGCTGAGTACAGCTCGTACCACTCATATCGGGTTAGCTCAATCTTAGTCGCGTCACGGCAGGCCAGAATCCGCTCTGGTCGAATTGAACCAATCACGGGCTGAATACCTGCTGGATGCTTCATTAACCAAGCCAGTACAATAGACTCCGGTGTCACCCCACGCTCCTTGGCCATTCGATCAACCAATTGAGCCGTATGGTCAATTTCAGGACGCTGTCCCTCAACTACCCTGCCAGTAAATCGCCCCTGAGCAAGGGGACCCCAGGCTTGCAATTGAATATGCTCTGCCTGACAATATTCCATCGTGCCATAAGGAAACACGTTGTCTCTGGCTTGGGGTCGATTCACCGTCACACCAGCTTCTACGAACCCAATCTTGTCCAGACTCATCTCCAACTGATTCACAATCAGAGGCACTTTACTATGGAGCTGAAGAAGACGAATCTGTTCAGAGCCCATGTTGGACACACCAAAATGGCGCACTTTACCAGAATGATGCAGCTCAGCCAGTGCTTCCCTAATCTCTTGTGGATGGGCGAGCGGATCAGGACGGTGTAGCAGTAAAATATCCAGATAATCGACGCCGAGCCGTTCCAAAATCCCGTCCACACTCGCCAGGATATGTGCACCTGAGGTGTCATAACGCTGAGGTCCTTCATCATCACCTACAAGGCGTATACCACACTTCGACTGTATAATGATCTGTTCACGCAAACCAGGAGTTTCAGATAAAACTCGCCCCAAGACATGCTCTGCCTTACCTCGTGTGTATATATCCGCCAGATCAAAATGATTAATGCCTATTTCGATAGCTGCTTCTACCGCTCGATGACCTTCCACAACAAGATCTGAAGTAATGGGAAGACCATCCCATTCACCCCCGAATCGCATACAGCCAAGAACCATTCGACTTGCGGGAATCTGGTGGTGATGCAAGGGAAGTTGTGCGTATGACATATCAGCATTCACCTCATTTTCATTTTTACAAAGCACAATGACCGATTCTCTCTACATGTCTTCTTCTAACTTCCTCTATTTTCCTGCTCTATCATCCATATGAAGCAAAAACAAGGTTTCAAAAGCTTGTCTATTGAATATATAGAGGGTGCAGGTATTATGCAGGAATATGAGAGGAGATTTTGCATTTGAACCCGAATGAACCCAACGAGTCCTCAAAGCCAGCGTTTTTCACGAAAGAATTCACGCATAACCCTTACCCCGTGTATGAAAAGTTAAGAAAAGAGGAGCCTGTTTTCAGAGTCATGTTTCCTCACGGCGAGTTTGGCTGGATCATTACCCGATACGAGGATGCAGTCCAGATCCTGAAAGATCCTCGCTTCACTAAGGATATCGCCAAACGTTATGGACCTGAAAATCAAAGTATCTTTGTCAATAACATGCTGTTCTCCGATCCACCAGATCATCGCCGTCTGCGCGGACTTGTACAGAAAGCGTTCACCCCTAAGTTGATTGCAGACATGAGAAGCCATATTCAAGAAATCGCGGATGATCTACTGGACAACCTTGCGTCCCAAGAGAAAATGAATCTGATCGACGACTTTGCTTTTCCATTGCCGATCATCGTTATTAGTGAGATCCTCGGCGTGCCGCTGGAAGATCAGGACAAGTTCCGTATGTGGTCCAATTCCATCATTGATGCATCCAGCTCGGAACACGCCGAGATGTTTGAACAGCATGCCAGGGAATTCACCGAATACCTGAATGCCTGGTTCGCCAAAGTACGCAAAGATCCGGGGAACGACCTGATCAGTCAGCTCGTAACAGCAGAAGATTCCGGGCAACAACTGTCTGAAAATGAATTGCTTGGCGTAGTCTCCTTGTTAATCATCGCGGGCCACGAAACGACGGTTAATCTCATCGGCAATGGAATCCTTGCCCTGCTGGAGCATCCGGAGCAACGCGAACTGCTCATTAAGCAGCCCGAGCTTATTCACAAGGCCATTGAAGAGATGCTGCGCTACAATGGACCGGTGGAGTTCAGTACATCTCGATGGGCTCTGGAAGATATCGAATTCCGTGGACAGCATATCGCTCAAGGTGAACTTGTCATCGTTGCGCTTGATTCGGCTAATCGGGACGAACAGCAGTTCAAGGATGCTGATGTCTTTGACATTACCCGCGAGAAGAGTTCACATCTGGCCTTTGGCACAGGTATTCACCTCTGCCTCGGAGCACCGCTTGCACGTCTGGAAGGCGAGATAGCAGTCAGTACGCTTCTGAATCGTTTTCCGAATATGCAACTACAGACTGACGTGAATGAACTTGAATGGAGACCCGGCATGATTGTTCGTGGTGTCAAGGAGATCCCGGTTCAGCTTAAGTAATGGAAATGGCTAAATATGAATCAATGAAAGTGAGGCACATGACATCATGGAAATGAACACCTTGGTATGGATCGTTTTACTGCTTCTGATCCTTGTGTTACTAGTCAGAGTCACCAGCCTGCAACGCCAATTGAATGAATTGAAAAGAGATGTCGAACGTCTGGAGAACGGCTCAACCGCAAGCACACGCTCCGACTTCAATTACACCTTGTCGCCGAAGGAAGCATCCCCTTCCCACACAAGCCAACCAACCGCAACGGATCTGGATCAGGAGCTGCTTGCACTTATACAACAAGGGAAAAAAATTATGGCAATCAAACGACTGCGCGAAGCCAAAGGTCTTTCGTTAAAGGAAGCCAAAGACTATGTTGATTCCCTAGATCGGTAATATACAACTCACATAACTCTCGGGTAAGGTACTCCAGACTTTCGGCTGTTAACACAGACGCAGTAGAAAGTATGGAATCTTCGTCCGAGAGTTTACTTTTCTAACGACATATGCTAGTGTTATTTCTATATTACTAGAAATAAGAAATAAAGACGAAAGGACAGAACATGATGCAAACAAACTCGAATGAACTTGAACAAGTCGTCAAAATTCATAAAGCACTGGGTGAACAAACACGCTACAAAATCATTCAGATTCTATCGGGCGAAAGCAACCTGTGTCCTGCCGATTTGGAGAGCCGCCTTGTTACCGTTGCCCTATCGACTCTGTCTCATCACCTGAAACAGTTGTACGATTGCGGACTGCTCACATCGCAGAAGAAAGGTACGTATATCTACTACAGCCTGAACACGGAGACTGCACAAAAGTTTGTTCCCTATCTTTTAAATAAATAAAAAAATTTGAATTATATTTCTATATAATTAGAAATATAGAAACAACGCACGATATTTATTAGTAAAACTAGGTCACCTAAGTTTACGCTTATACCAATATTAATTATTTCGGTTGTAACATTACTATTCTCGCGCAGATGGTTGCATTCACAGCATTCATATTTTGTTCTCTTGTCTTTATTTCTATATTTCGAAAAATATAATAATTATAATCCGAAAGAGGTTATGTCTCCATGTCTTCTACGCTCAAAATCTATGTGCTTGCCTTGGTCAGCTTCCTTGTAGGAACGTCCGAATATGTCATTGCCGGCATTTTGGATCGTATTGCAGATACCATGAATATTTCTTTGATTGCTGCCGGACAGCTCATTACGATTTTTTCGCTCGTATATGCGCTCGGTACACCTATCATTATTGCACTGACTTCGCGCTGGGACCGTCGCAAGCTATTGCTATACTTCCTCGGTCTATTCGTTGTGGCTAATGTTCTTGCCTACCTGTTGCCGGGTTATGGACTGTTCGTCGCAGCACGTGTCTTGATGGCTTTGGGCGCGGGCGTTGTTGTTGTCACAGCATTAACGGTTGCTTCCCAAATAGCCGCTGAGGGCAAACAAGCTAGCGCAATCGCCACAGTAATCACTGGTTTTACGGCTTCTTTGATTGTTGGCGTTCCGCTCGGAAGGCTTGTGGCTGCATCTTGGGATTGGAAGCTTGTTTTTGCCGGCATAGCCGTTCTTGGCGTTCTCGCCATGTTAGTGATCGCGGCTACCATTCCGCCTTCCAAAGCAGAAGCACCTGTTCCACTGAAGAAACAACTGTCTTTGCTCAAACAGCCACGAATTGTTTGGGCACTGCTGGTGACATTTTTCTGGTTAGGTGGGTATTCCATTGCCTACACGTATATCTCACCTTATCTCGTAACCGTTGCAGGAATGAGCGAAGCACTGCTCAGTTCAGCTTTAC belongs to Paenibacillus sp. FSL H8-0079 and includes:
- a CDS encoding DUF5682 family protein, with protein sequence MDRLRAVLDPDVDQLQSLFESQVYNLSNPAVYYPIRHHSPACSYHLLRLIGEYKPDIILIEGPESGNPLISVLSDEATIPPVSLYYTYESELEREACYYPMLRYSPEYVALKEAKRLDIPAKFIDLDYRHFSTRASKSGQTEQKEISIQDETLLAGSDFINRLCQKTNCRSFDELWEKVFEIGGLEKSTRAFVQDVFTYCTLSRMCYSTERLQSSGDLAREAHMKQRINQAVQEYDRVLVITGGFHTYGLLMSEKHESELEQPEMDKQYPDQRLDGRGKPGTSQQIAVDPDPVHQQMYPMVYTFAEADRLNGYASGMPYVNYYDQIWNQLLRKKSTPYNLTALDLLSRLMRQLRDGHEHVSTSDAIEAYSMIQGLAGLRGKREGGVYELMDAALSSFVKGELTLATDKPLQELQQLLTGDVIGSVAPNSFSIPIVEDFKVRCTGHKLQIRTTGQHKKVLDLYAKPEHRQISQLIQCITYLVPEFAKRQSGPDWIAERDMNLVRETWVYMYSSRIEARLIENSLYGGTLAGAATRKMEEQMQEIPDHHSGELARLMLQALLMGLQDTAMKLYEQVRSALRTDGNFLSLCNSLHVLNRIHQHRRLLGLSDEQQLPELVSEAYRNAVDKLLQLSRANPDEHEAIIQGLKLLAMLAESSEEHFQDETFRIHLNELLSDHQLPAQLEGVCVAISSGLGDRPREEIVDRARGYIHGTPDQTRQTALFLQGVFSVARDAFLYEDQLLSELNYLIEQLSYDDFISMVPELRLAFTYFTPMETGLIAERVASLHQVEPEEMLRPAVDEQMLIQSKAWDEALRKEFAAWKLI
- a CDS encoding DUF4132 domain-containing protein is translated as MLTADRAVETLVEKFAVTCSNEYSLKTDRSSEIIDYVLGTTDKFPDMMGNSSHYVYQTIDLLMKLAKKDDGDIFYRAGAIVIYLESNYSKRSSWRTDAFTVCMGNDSEAYGLSGKSKSADRMGGLLARLEKIKQFAGKEEILSELKSKLKRAQWLFDSKKADTQGDYRDVINALMLLQLYSKLSDTASHLAEVQASAQSLPVLFQHVMANDPDKLRDELHTLIEPVVVSNIQGKHNGSSQELKDEFLKEKRSQLIAELYPNTSFSPKEQCSHTVFHQTMVLVSGALLYLINISGGKQRFLDTNSEIGHILLHTIHQLHEIYPLEVRRYLLSMDPRAKSPNDLLAGLVPLDEPYQLVEMLRDELNSYTVSWNMLQSAIANRPEQAIRAYEIIKPPFLKLCIQKFMEDQGLTLPNAEGSLEQAVFNALRHPLDGGRQGLAIARYLSGENTLEEYWEDPNSRGLFNQLNRDKKRVHNLISISFLPLDSEAMRRFAILTTHPDWTLDIISDMYNSYAFSGEQLLQRYGQDPEVQREKLLTSLISLNGMTDYRYKSMPHDEYRRIIQQNLDYALTQYKKLPTDTRILILEITFEQRDELSKKILAEAIRAGLQDSSKKANGVALAEFNRIPDQDLYTLIYLSEKKVAIKEMALTAIRSLENSKELYGELLKKEKSDDWKSLIQILLDTADLSPEYAHAALADQADAKKLSRLSWLSLKDLPSLIRIEDNQPLDDRIKQYALVQSLDHTSGPNERLNELRDYVSESSLARFASELLQVWIQEGAPAKEKWVMYVSALFGDIQIVNILAPQIKEWTENSRGAIAADAVKVLAYLKDPSALMAIDKIKRGVKNRQVKGAAEEALQLAADNMGLTSEQLEDRLVTTLGFDEKGTMQLSYGERSFLVKVNGDLQVVVLNEETGKSVKSLPAPAQKDDPELAAQSKARFTQLKKDLKSMVNIQAQRLEESLSKQRLWSADEWKALFVQNVIMQKFAVGLIWGTYEDGALISTFRYMEDGTFNSVDEDEVDLPSDAQVGLIHPLELDQATLEGWTTQLEDYEIKQPFEQLNREIHQPEDEDKTKNEYDHLPESDFSPTAFPKALEKYGWIKGPAQDGGWYHEFYKEYGDLVAELQFSGTSITYYEGLDDITLESLHFFKPNNKQYYYYGDNKPIALGNVPGRVFSETIYDILRATGR
- a CDS encoding VWA domain-containing protein → MEANMNEANRITEENGETDKTSNPDGSNRGDHHSAETLNRWRLILGESAEEGLCNTDQYTSDEFQYTEIDEILGYLYNREYGEEQGYRKEGGRGASNLTVPKWLHKVRDLFPKPTVEILEKQALDRYGLTELLTDKKLLESLEPNMNLLKNIMQFKGRMKGEVLKSAKDIVRTVVEELRSKLESQTRASIMGKRSRYTSSSVRSLRNLNFKRTITKNLKNYDKNKRRFVIDRLYFDGSIQPHNKWNIIIGVDESGSMLDSVIYSSVMASIFYRLNALRTKLFIFDTQVVDLSDRLEDPVDVLMNVQLGGGTHITKALRYGETLIDNPGKTIFILVSDLEEGYPIAQMYKACKDIIDAGCKLLVLTALDFNGDSVYNKHAAQTLTNMGAHVAAITPNELADWIGEIIT